In Cercospora beticola chromosome 3, complete sequence, the following proteins share a genomic window:
- a CDS encoding uncharacterized protein (antiSMASH:Cluster_8): protein MNYAASTLSATVRKFSLHEDQESTGNINLLAEAVIHSTSAKLNIQPDQDYRTFVEMFTGDNLRLEMLGLIYTIAARAHGKSMPIEVEQDDELLHALFKAAQSCLYLARELAPSVNDVMIWLSFELTRLYTNAQGDSHPNVWRSLGDLTSDVYILGIHRESKAASGTPFWLAECRRKSWAVIYQWDKFGAKLFNRPPRLNYLYSDCALPANLSDHELLGDPVTLQEARSKLTANGWNPDGLYCSTTWCRMRYMASVIQEKIIAYEYQTVTPDSTRELLVLYDQLNAFWDSVPDKLRYTPEVWYTKVHPKECLMLAVVYLLHLQSSFRIHRKLMSSDALHAKKALEVASLIVNTVNHLSQVRDRSIFLRFDNSYVMLDYGLSAAATMIEAISNKGAQNWHGIISRSKLVRDLSVFVASLEGICQPGEANHAVCTRAARRIAKALDEVLDSGTTTKEDERSNQIAQTAATGTLVDTTAAIQQTVETSGCDLIVGEQNGFDELDYSDLDSWLRSIDWTGVGADYTF from the exons ATGAATTATGCCGCTTCCACTCTGTCTGCGACTGTGAGGAAATTCTCGCTTCATGAAGATCAAGAGTCCACGGGGAATATCAATCTGTTGGCGGAAGCGGTCATTCATTCCACGTCTGCCAAGTTGAACATACAGCCCGATCAGGACTATCGAACGTTCGTTGAAATGTTCACGGGAGACAACCTTCGCCTGGAGATGCTGGGCCTGATATACACCATTGCGGCTCGAGCTCATGGAAAGAGCATGCCGATAGAAGTCGAGCAGGATGATGAATTGTTGCATGCATTGTTCAAGGCCGCTCAATCTTGCTTGTACCTGGCGCGGGAGCTGGCTCCGAGTGTCAACGACGTTATGATATGGCTGTCGTTTGAGCTCACACGACTATACACAAATGCGCAAGGAGACTCACATCCGAATGTCTGGAGATCTCTGGGGGACCTTACCTCGGATGTCTACATACTGGGCATCcatcgcgaatctaaggcaGCTAGCGGTACTCCCTTTTGGCTTGCAGAGTGTCGGAGAAAGAGTTGGGCTG TTATTTACCAATGGGATAAATTCGGGGCTAAGCTCTTCAACAGGCCGCCAAGACTGAATTATTTGTACTCCGACTGCGCATTACCCGCGAACCTCAGTGACCATGAGCTCTTGGGAGATCCAGTCACTCTCCAGGAAGCGCGGAGCAAACTGACGGCCAACGGCTGGAACCCGGACGGGCTATACTGCAGCACTACTTGGTGCCGCATGCGGTACATGGCGAGCGTGATTCAAGAAAAGATTATCGCCTACGAGTACCAGACAGTTACGCCCGACTCTACTCGTGAGTTGCTTGTGCTTTACGACCAATTGAATGCATTTTGGGACTCTGTTCCTGACAAACTGCGCTACACGCCCGAAGTGTGGTATACAAAGGTTCATCCGAAGGAATGTTTAATGCTGGCTGTCGTCTACCTGCTGCATCTTCAAAGCAGTTTCCGCATTCACCGCAAGCTGATGTCGTCAGATGCACTACATGCAAAAAAAGCCCTGGAAGTGGCAAGTCTGATAGTCAACACTGTCAATCATCTTTCACAAGTACGAGATCGCAGCATTTTCCTGCGATTTGACAACTCATACGTA ATGCTGGACTACGGGCTCTCGGCCGCAGCAACGATGATCGAAGCCATTTCCAATAAAGGTGCTCAAAATTGGCACGGGATCATTAGTCGATCGAAGCTGGTTCGCGATTTGTCCGTGTTCGTGGCCAGTCTCGAGGGCATCTGTCAGCCCGGAGAAGCCAACCATGCAGTTTGCACGAGGGCTGCACGAAGAATTGCCAAGGCTTTGGATGAAGTGCTTGATTCTGGCACAACTACAAAAGAAGATGAACGCTCGAATCAAATTGCTCAGACGGCCGCTACAGGAACTTTGGTTGACACGACAGCAGCCATACAGCAGACGGTAGAGACTAGCGGATGCGACTTGATCGTCGGAGAGCAAAATGGCTTTGATGAACTAGATTATTCGGACCTGGATTCTTGGCTAAGAAGCATCGATTGGACGGGTGTTGGCGCGGATTATACCTTTTAG
- a CDS encoding uncharacterized protein (antiSMASH:Cluster_8) produces the protein MEQSQGPPYPSKVAGVGGRAMPIPDVPIASVLLVFYVGSAIGNMTILQLNRRKGHKFLLSGLLFGFSMARILTLSLRIGVAYHPTNVSLSIASMIFVNAGILIVYIVDLLFVQRIIRAGQPEIGWHPLFRLLFKIVYSLVALALVLVIVFIVLSFYTLETHLRTICRDIQLAAITWLLVVAALPLVLLVLAWVLPKSKNAQTFGAGSMTAKSLVLAVSSTLCTLGAGFKAGVNWQAPRPINNPAWYHSKACFYVFFFVLEIIILYFFLAVRVDRRFHVPDGSSKRKTFEVATEEQKQNDENALDHESDMDKEPETDKEATV, from the coding sequence ATGGAGCAATCACAAGGGCCGCCCTACCCATCAAAGGTAGCCGGCGTAGGCGGAAGAGCCATGCCTATACCAGACGTCCCAATCGCCTCTGTACTTCTGGTCTTCTATGTTGGATCCGCGATCGGGAACATGACCATACTCCAACTCAACAGACGAAAAGGCCACAAATTCCTCCTCTCTGGGTTACTATTCGGCTTCTCCATGGCACGAATCTTAACACTATCACTACGAATAGGAGTCGCATACCACCCGACCAACGTCTCGCTCTCGATTGCCTCGATGATCTTCGTCAACGCCGGTATCCTCATCGTATACATCGTGGATCTCCTCTTCGTTCAACGAATCATTCGAGCTGGACAGCCTGAGATTGGCTGGCATCCTCTATTCCGGCTTCTGTTCAAGATCGTATATTCTCTGGTAGCGTTGGCACTGGTACTGGTCATCGTCTTTATCGTCCTTAGCTTCTACACTCTGGAAACGCATCTCAGGACGATCTGCCGAGACATTCAATTGGCTGCCATTACTTGGTTACTCGTGGTCGCTGCTCTGCCGCTTGTGCTCCTTGTACTCGCATGGGTCTTGCCGAAATCTAAGAATGCGCAGACTTTCGGAGCTGGTAGCATGACAGCGAAGAGTCTGGTACTGGCCGTCTCCAGCACCCTCTGCACTCTTGGAGCCGGATTCAAGGCTGGTGTCAATTGGCAGGCACCGCGACCAATCAACAATCCTGCATGGTACCACTCGAAGGCGTGCTTCTACGTCTTTTTCTTCGTGCTGGAGATCATTATCCTGTACTTTTTCCTCGCTGTACGTGTGGATCGACGATTCCACGTGCCCGACGGCAGTAGTAAGCGCAAGACGTTCGAAGTCGCCACAGAAGAACAGAAACAGAACGACGAGAATGCGTTGGACCATGAGTCAGACATGGATAAAGAGCCGGAGACAGACAAGGAAGCCACTGTATAG
- a CDS encoding uncharacterized protein (antiSMASH:Cluster_8), whose translation MERVHASGESESPQGDLKRIRKGTKSCVECRQRKVRCLWADERDRVCTPCQQRGRKCVPQLYTRRNTTTNKVSSKDRIARLESQLAHIAATVQSKSHTSPGRATSAASETTGPVFDDHDSEGDERLMQVGSQPPEHLRILFDNALIGPDERGPDFGSRSQERPPCSTRYLDQARAKLQALVPARDDVIAVSSYAVPWMSLYFELFPATSATPNRDELVNQHEHMLKPNADPVKIASFLLSFAMTARQIPADERTTVLPGIKNIDSYVKSVMAVVEAVIVSHTGIASTVEGMSATILYLRLQFGFGQSRPLWLTLRRIVALAELSGLPRAWYQAQNDSAGREIDTVAPFSGTTSKVALWETICATDRLASMMFNLPAATSTRTFPPRQVIDTNGMVHVQRFMFQLAGISMHVTELDEGYMCGQTVETLYDKVLAADKELRALKSLTPVDWWQESAQYLSASLMVQFWHCYFTARVHLHTAMAQDEYNQYAYSRMQCLEACHALARRYSHVRRALPSGFFLCRIVDMQVFTAAVYLLLSSFDSNLLPRHDEGSRLRSVEQIVMTMEFVSGQAGSDFARDAAAALKGLIAHLSKPANSNEPGLTLRVPLLGSIHVGRRSEGPSMQNAENNPQPSAIPTSGTNGIPSSSQQITDPFYAATSYQPWMQLDVGDAFQDPFFADDTLLDQWANINNTMPMLNDIEMYGQGIRHI comes from the exons ATGGAGCGCGTGCACGCCAGCGGAGAGAGCGAATCTCCACAAGGCGACCTCAAACGCATTCGCAAAGGCACCAAGAGCTGTGTTGAAT GCCGACAGCGAAAGGTTCGTTGTCTCTGGGCGGATGAGAGGGACAGGGTTTG CACCCCATGTCAGCAACGTGGTCGAAAATGCGTACCGCAGCTGTACACTCGTCGCAACACCACTACGAACAAGGTCAGCTCGAAGGATCGGATAGCTCGTCTGGAGTCGCAGTTGGCCCATATCGCCGCAACTGTACAAAGCAAATCGCATACCTCACCTGGAAGAGCGACCAGTGCCGCGAGTGAAACCACAGGACCTGTGTTCGATGATCATGATTCCGAAGGGGACGAGCGGTTAATGCAAGTGGGATCCCAGCCGCCAGAGCATCTCCGGATCCTATTCGACAATGCTCTGATAGGTCCTGATGAGCGAGGGCCCGACTTTGGGAGCCGCTCTCAAGAACGGCCTCCTTGTTCGACTCGCTACCTTGATCAGGCGCGGGCAAAACTGCAGGCACTTGTGCCAGCGAGAGATGATGTCATCGCCGTGTCCTCCTACGCCGTGCCATGGATGAGCTTGTACTTTGAACTTTTCCCTGCGACTTCCGCGACTCCCAATCGCGATGAGCTGGTGAACCAGCACGAACATATGCTGAAGCCGAATGCGGATCCTGTGAAAATTGCATCCTTCTTGCTGTCGTTCGCGATGACAGCGAGGCAGATACCAGCTGACGAGCGTACAACTGTCCTGCCGG GCATCAAAAACATCGACAGCTACGTCAAGTCGGTAATGGCCGTTGTAGAAGCTGTAATAGTCTCGCACACCGGCATTGCTTCAACAGTGGAGGGGATGTCTGccactatactatacttacgaCTTCAGTTTG GTTTTGGGCAAAGCAGACCGCTATGGCTCACATTGCGGCGAATTGTAGCTCTAGCAGAGCTCAGCGGCTTGCCACGCGCTTGGTACCAAGCACAAAACGACAGCGCTGGACGAGAAATCGACACTGTTGCACCATTCTCTGGCACTACCAGCAAAGTAGCACTTTGGGAGACCATTTGTGCTACCGATCGCCTCGCTAGTATGATGTTCAATCTACCAGCAGCGACTTCAACTCGCACATTCCCGCCGAGGCAAGTCATTGACACTAACGGAATGGTTCATGTGCAGCGTTTCATGTTCCAGCTGGCCGGCATCTCAATGCATGTGACTGAACTGGATGAAGGCTACATGTGTGGACAAACAGTCGAGACGTTATACGACAAGGTTCTTGCTGCGGATAAGGAGCTCCGAGCATTGAAGTCACTTACACCTGTGGACTGGTGGCAAGAGTCTGCGCAATATCTCTCTGCGTCTCTGATGGTTCAGTTTTGGCACTGCTATTTCACTGCCAG GGTACATCTCCACACAGCAATGGCACAGGATGAGTACAATCAATATGCCTACAGCCGTATGCAATGTCTCGAAGCTTGTCATGCTTTAGCTCGACGATACTCCCATGTCCGACGTGCACTTCCTTCAGGATTCTTTCTCTGCAGGATAGTGGACATGCAAGTCTTCACTGCTGCGGTTTACCTCCTACTCTCGTCGTTTGACAGCAATCTGCTGCCCAGGCATGACGAGGGATCGCGTCTCCGCAGCGTTGAGCAAATCGTCATGACTATGGAGTTCGTATCTGGACAAGCAGGCAGCGACTTCGCgcgagatgctgctgctgcgctcaaGGGATTGATCGCACATCTGAGCAAGCCGGCGAACTCGAACGAGCCAGGCTTGACTCTCCGAGTCCCACTGCTTGGAAGCATACATGTCGGGCGTCGATCAGAGGGTCCATCGATGCAAAATGCAGAGAACAATCCACAGCCGTCGGCAATTCCCACCTCTGGCACGAATGGAATTCCAAGCAGCAGTCAGCAAATCACAGATCCATTCTACGCTGCCACTTCCTATCAACCTTGGATGCAACTTGATGTTGGAGACGCTTTTCAGGATCCGTTCTTTGCCGACGATACTTTGCTTGATCAATGGGCGAATATCAACAACACAATGCCGATGCTGAATGACATTGAGATGTACGGCCAGGGAATCAGGCACATCTAA
- a CDS encoding uncharacterized protein (antiSMASH:Cluster_8) yields MNDKRVLKMSEQDRLAFSEQRFKELPKFSSEMDIESIPPPHLSFHKEWEECLEDAAGIWNSMGIQDDNPPSFSCYAALMRDPDYVFMCTLRIRIDLENANNGYAVWLCFVLPPTVPCQACTKTYKLFRFEYILQIGLQRLTQEKANAMARAWESRLNTGKQNAGVSHF; encoded by the exons ATGAACGACAAGAGGGTGCTCAAAATGTCAGAACAAGATCGGCTTGCCTTCTCAGAGCAGCGCTTCAAAGAGCTACCCAAATTCTCTTCCGAGATGGACATTGAGAGCATCCCACCACCACATCTATCGTTCCACAAAGAGTGGGAAGAGTGTCTGGAAGACGCTGCTGGCATCTGGAACTCAATGGGCATCCAGGATGATAATCCTCCAAGCTTTTCCTGCTATGCTGCCCTCATGCGAGATCCTGACTACGTCTTCATGTGCACCCTGC GCATTCGCATCGACCTCGAGAACGCTAACAATGGCTACGCCGTCTGGTTGTGTTTCGTGTTGCCGCCAACGGTTCCGTGTCAAGCTTGTACAAAGACCTACAAACTCTTCAGATTTGAGTACATACTCCAGATCGGCTTGCAACGACTGACCCAAGAGAAGGCCAATGCCATGGCTCGCGCCTGGGAGAGTCGACTCAATACGGGAAAGCAAAATGCAGGTGTCTCCCATTTTTAA
- a CDS encoding uncharacterized protein (antiSMASH:Cluster_8), whose protein sequence is MVFKLWDLLEGNDLFPVVARDTDAYDESSHLAHITALLGPKPDHFPLGRRTALFYDADGCFKHQPLVPSNFAFETSISCMQGEDKKMFIDFVKRMIKWLPEERSPARELLQDPWLHPKLFNRSTGST, encoded by the exons ATGGTCTTCAAGCTCTGGGATCTACTCGAGGGCAATGACCTCTTCCCAGTTGTGGCTCGTGACACCGATGCCTATGATGAGAGCAGCCATCTCGCACATATCACCGCGCTTTTAGGACCAAAACCAGACCACTTCCCCCTTGGTCGAAGAACAGCATTATTCTATGATGCCGATG GTTGCTTCAAGCACCAGCCGTTAGTGCCCAGCAACTTCGCCTTCGAGACATCGATCTCATGCATGCAAGgtgaggacaagaagatgTTCATCGATTTCGTGAAACGCATGATCAAATGGCTTCCCGAGGAGAGAAGCCCTGCCagagagctgctgcaagaTCCATGGCTCCATCCCAAATTGTTCAATAGGAGTACTGGTTCTACGTGA
- a CDS encoding uncharacterized protein (SMCOG1001:short-chain dehydrogenase/reductase SDR~antiSMASH:Cluster_8), producing the protein MSSNKRSVLVTGCSKNSAGHALALEFASRGLRVFATARSLSSLEGLQGHGIETLTLDVSKSESIEALKKEIATRTGGKLDILFNNAGSLYEAPAVEQDPSRVRQMFESNVFGVMEMISTFTPLLLAAKAGSSLPPTIVNTASIVAVLPYMFASAYAASKAAIAAYSNTLRLEVAPLGIKVVTLYMGVVSTNLFSADGVQFGPDSWYVEVETGVKKRNQDSTATGMKIDQFAKAVVGEIVSNPGLGKGEWIWKGAKANLVWFLNTFGPRKVFDGTMEGDVGFTREVKEAVAKRGEASLSKQG; encoded by the exons ATGTCTTCCAACAAACGCTCAGTACTGGTCACGGG ATGCTCCAAAAACAGCGCTGGCCATGCCCTTGCACTTGAATTCGCATCACGAGGGTTGCGAGTGTTTGCTACTGCCCGCTCTCTCTCGTCACTAGAAGGGCTCCAAGGACATGGCATCGAAACCCTCACACTGGACGTCAGCAAGTCTGAGAGCATAGAGGCATTGAAAAAGGAAATCGCCACTCGGACCGGAGGTAAACTGGACATTCTATTCAACAATGCAGGCTCAT TGTACGAAGCACCCGCTGTCGAGCAAGATCCTAGCCGAGTTCGACAAATGTTTGAATCCAACGTCTTCGGCGTCATGGAGATGATTTCAACCTTCACACCCCTCCTCTTGGCAGCCAAGGCTGGATCTTCTCTTCCCCCAACCATCGTCAACACCGCATCAATCGTTGCAGTCCTTCCATATATGTTCGCATCCGCCTACGCCGCAAGCAAAGCCGCGATAGCAGCATACTCAAATACACTGCGACTTGAAGTGGCACCCCTCGGCATCAAAGTCGTCACTTTGTACATGGGTGTAGTATCGACAAACCTCTTCAGCGCCGATGGGGTACAATTTGGTCCTGACAGCTGGTACGTCGAAGTCGAGACAGGAGTGAAGAAAAGAAATCAAGACAGTACAGCCACTGGCATGAAGATCGATCAGTTCGCAAAGGCAGTCGTGGGCGAAATCGTCTCTAATCCTGGTCTTGGGAAAGGCGAATGGATCTGGAAAGGGGCAAAGGCTAATCTTGTTTGGTTTTTGAATACCTTCGGTCCGAGGAAAGTCTTCGATGGGACGATGGAGGGCGATGTTGGGTTTACTCGGGAGGTCAAAGAAGCTGTTGCTAAACGAGGGGAAGCAAGTTTGTCAAAACAGGGTTGA
- a CDS encoding uncharacterized protein (antiSMASH:Cluster_8~SMCOG1028:crotonyl-CoA reductase / alcohol dehydrogenase): MKALVTDNGLLIRSANLLTKRSMGNGLKEVEVPRPVINKNEILVKVGATALNPIDTKFVDVLAPAGNVAGCDFGGTIEEVGEDARGSWNIGDRVAGFVQGSIDEERGAFAEYVKVERDLVWKLPDEVKDEEGASFGLAVATAMQALHLHLDVPWPDESAKSPGSPIFIYAGSSSVGIFAIQLAKKAGCTVVTTASPHSFELVKKYGADHVFDYHAPTAAQDIAKAHPDITRAVDCFSEGESTEFCAQVMQDNGGKVVKLLDSKTRVPGVETTFIMSFQLLGKAFAWLPPIGPKFPAATRERDALVKFYASLPELAKTLKTPPVRLVEGGFRGIQEGLDMIRAKKVSGAKLVVKL; this comes from the coding sequence ATGAAAGCCCTCGTCACGGACAATGGATTACTCATAAGATCAGCCAACCTGCTCACCAAAAGGTCGATGGGCAATGGCCTCAAAGAGGTGGAGGTTCCCAGGCCAGTGATCAACAAGAACGAAATTCTGGTGAAAGTTGGTGCAACTGCGCTCAATCCCATTGACACGAAATTCGTGGATGTGCTTGCCCCGGCTGGAAATGTGGCTGGATGTGACTTCGGTGGAACAATCGAGGAAGTCGGAGAAGATGCGCGCGGCTCATGGAATATTGGTGATCGTGTGGCGGGATTTGTGCAGGGTAGTATCGACGAAGAGCGTGGCGCATTCGCCGAATATGTCAAAGTCGAACGGGATCTGGTGTGGAAATTACCTGACGAAGTGAAAGATGAGGAAGGTGCGAGTTTTGGTTTGGCAGTGGCAACTGCGATGCAAGCGTTGCATCTGCACCTTGACGTGCCCTGGCCCGACGAAAGTGCTAAATCTCCTGGCTCGCCAATTTTCATCTACGCAGGATCGAGCAGTGTTGGTATCTTTGCCATCCAATTGGCAAAAAAGGCAGGCTGCACTGTTGTGACTACGGCATCGCCGCATTCTTTCGAACTGGTCAAGAAATATGGAGCGGATCATGTATTCGATTACCACGCGCCAACTGCCGCCCAAGATATCGCGAAAGCACATCCGGACATTACCCGAGCGGTCGACTGCTTCTCAGAGGGCGAGTCGACCGAATTCTGCGCCCAAGTGATGCAGGACAATGGCGGCAAAGTGGTGAAGTTGCTGGACAGCAAGACCCGCGTTCCTGGTGTCGAGACAACATTCATCATGTCTTTCCAGCTACTCGGCAAAGCCTTTGCTTGGTTACCTCCCATCGGACCCAAGTTTCCTGCTGCCACCAGAGAGCGTGACGCGCTGGTCAAATTCTACGCAAGCCTACCAGAGCTTGCTAAGACGCTCAAAACACCTCCAGTCAGGTTGGTAGAGGGTGGCTTCCGGGGAATACAAGAGGGACTCGACATGATCCGCGCAAAGAAAGTCTCAGGCGCGAAGCTTGTAGTGAAGCTTTGA
- a CDS encoding uncharacterized protein (antiSMASH:Cluster_8), whose translation MAAEVARHLPGRSSKDCRKRWFHSLDSTLRKGRWTPAEDQTLLEAYSQLGPVWHLIAHRIPGRKDDQCSKRYAEILDPSAKDRLQPWTPEEDTHLVTEVAKIGHRWTAISEGLPGRPPLTCRNRWRALQNRRRGGQSPGVFSPAAFMHTLDSSPCSAQSSGYASTPATPANQELCSSVPHSSTNNDPFALTLDTEWTPDMLREPSPGMTTEPSESTTFTSVQTEPTSVSTPNKIVYEVHHYHHVVHHYQNHAAGS comes from the coding sequence ATGGCGGCAGAGGTTGCACGACATCTGCCCGGAAGATCGAGCAAAGACTGCCGCAAGCGCTGGTTCCACTCGTTGGATTCGACTCTGCGCAAAGGTCGTTGGACGCCGGCGGAAGACCAGACACTGTTAGAGGCGTACTCACAGCTTGGACCGGTTTGGCATCTGATCGCTCATCGAATACCTGGCCGGAAGGACGATCAGTGCTCGAAGCGTTACGCAGAGATCCTTGATCCCTCTGCCAAAGATCGTTTGCAGCCTTGGACTCCAGAAGAGGACACACATCTTGTGACAGAAGTGGCCAAGATTGGTCACCGATGGACTGCCATATCGGAGGGACTGCCAGGTCGGCCACCGCTGACATGTCGAAACCGCTGGCGAGCACTTCAGAACAGGCGTCGAGGTGGTCAATCTCCAGGAGTGTTCTCGCCAGCAGCTTTCATGCATACGCTAGACTCGTCTCCGTGCTCAGCACAATCATCAGGTTATGCTTCTACACCCGCAACGCCCGCCAATCAAGAACTATGCTCTTCGGTCCCACATTCTTCAACCAATAATGATCCATTTGCTCTCACCTTGGACACCGAATGGACGCCTGACATGCTGCGGGAGCCCAGCCCTGGAATGACCACTGAGCCATCTGAAAGTACGACTTTTACATCTGTGCAAACAGAACCCACGTCAGTGTCAACACCAAACAAAATCGTCTACGAAGTCCATCATTACCATCATGTGGTACATCATTACCAAAACCATGCAGCTGGTAGCTGA
- a CDS encoding uncharacterized protein (antiSMASH:Cluster_8), translated as MSDLHPLDPATADEISFATALVKKSFGDVQLHFKAGGLEEPIKSDLVAYLDAEHNGKPLPELPRRVFLMWYIKRTPRLFEAIVDVTNGKIVHQVELPRDFHAPVDRTELREAADTVMAADTFMAAPRVQKEFQRLQIDPQNVVLDPWDYSVDGEETQERHTQVFMYMKNPANNDLDSNHYAFPLDFMVVVDLVKMDVKKIVRIPVGSDETVTTGEHVIQRKTAPEEPEYLHRLQKTPPRTTMKPYQVVQPEGASFKVTGHMIEWEKWRFRSIANVGPGLTLHNLWFDNKSAFYRLSLAEMFVPYGDPRNPIYRKGAFDLGNVGAGVTANNLQLGCDCLGTIKYFSGHVVAVDGSLAPRPNAICVHEVDNGIQWKHTNHRTGNAAVVRKRQLVLQTILTVANYEYIFAWILDQSGEITFETRATGILSTQPAEKYAKVPWGTLVADGVMAPYHQHLFNIRIDPAVGGHENTFAYTDAVPMSWDEKLNPLGTGYVTEETQIVRASAVPDDLYKGRVFKIPNENKTNPVSLTPIGYKLVPIRSQMLLAQPGSWHWKRSDFCESPIWVTEYKDRQLFPAGDYTNQSLGGTGIKSWIKDPAPVKNKDIVIWHTFGFTHNPRVEDFPIMPAEIAQVHLKPYNFCLFNPTNDVPPSTQSFYKSTAYEETLPVRTNGCCSENGTAATNGVNGVHESNGVNGH; from the exons ATGTCCGATCTCCACCCGCTGGACCCTGCTACGGCAGACGAGATCTCATTTGCAACGGCTCTGGTCAAGAAAAGCTTTGGAGATGTTCAGCTGCATTTCAAAGCCGGAGGCCTGGAGGAACCCATCAAGAGCGATCTCGTGGCCTATCTGGATGCAGAACACAATGGCAAGCCACTGCCCGAGCTGCCACGGCGTGTGTTCCTCATGTGGTACATCAAACGTACACCACGCTTGTTTGAGGCCATCGTCGATGTCACAAACGGGAAGATCGTGCACCAAGTGGAGCTGCCACGCGACTTCCACGCCCCAGTCGACAGGACGGAGCTCAGAGAGGCTGCCGATACAGTTATGGCTGCCGATACATTTATGGCTGCCCCCAGAGTGCAAAAGGAATTCCAGCGACTTCAGATTGACCCCCAGAATGTTGTTCTCGATCCCTGGGACTATAGTGTCGATGGAGAGGAGACACAGGAGCGTCATACTCAG GTTTTCATGTACATGAAGAATCCAGCCAACAATGACCTTGACTCGAACCATTACGCCTTCCCACTTGACTTCATGGTGGTCGTAGACCTGGTGAAGATGGACGTCAAGAAAATTGTTCGCATTCCGGTCGGTTCTGATGAGACCGTCACCACAGGCGAGCACGTCATACAACGCAAGACAGCTCCAGAGGAGCCAGAGTATCTTCATCGCCTACAGAAGACTCCGCCGCGGACGACAATGAAGCCGTATCAAGTGGTGCAGCCAGAGGGAGCTAGTTTCAAAGTGACTGGACATATGATTGAGTGGGAGAAGTGGCGCTTCCGA AGTATTGCTAACGTGGGACCAGGTCTAACGCTTCATAATCTCTGGTTCGACAACAAGAGTGCCTTCTACCGACTTTCGCTCGCGGAGATGTTCGTACCCTACGGCGACCCACGTAACCCAATCTACCGAAAGGGTGCTTTTGACCTTGGCAACGTTGGCGCTGGTGTGACTGCAAACAATCTTCAACTTGGCTGTGATTGCCTTGGTACAATCAAGTACTTCTCCGGACACGTCGTTGCTGTGGACGGCTCTCTAGCTCCTCGACCAAACGCCATTTGTGTTCACGAGGTGGATAATGGCATACAATGGAAGCACACCAATCACCGAACAGGCAACGCAGCCGTTGTGAGGAAAAGACAGCTGGTCCTGCAGACAATACTCACTGTGGCCAACTACGAGTATATCTTCGCTTGGATCTTGGATCAATCCGGCGAGATCACCTTCGAGACGCGAGCCACCGGCATCTTGTCGACACAGCCTGCAGAGAAATATGCCAAAGTACCATGGGGAACGCTTGTCGCTGATGGCGTGATGGCTCCCTACCATCAGCATTTGTTCAACATTCGAATCGACCCGGCAGTCGGAGGTCACGAAAACACCTTCGCATACACTGATGCAGTGCCAATGTCATGGGATGAGAAGCTCAACCCGCTAGGTACTGGCTACGTGACGGAGGAGACTCAAATCGTTCGAGCAAGTGCAGTACCAGACGATCTGTACAAAGGTCGAGTTTTCAAGATCCCGAATGAGAACAAGACGAACCCCGTGTCACTCACGCCCATCGGATACAAGCTGGTTCCAATCAGATCACAGATGTTATTGGCACAGCCTGGCTCATGGCACTGGAAGCGTTCAGATTTCTGCGAGTCACCAATTTGGGTGACAGAATACAAAGACCGACAGCTCTTTCCAGCTGGAGACTACACGAACCAGTCTCTGGGTGGCACCGGTATCAAATCCTGGATCAAGGATCCTGCGCCCGTCAAAAATAAGGACATTGTCATCTGGCATACATTCGGCTTCACGCATAACCCTCGAG TCGAGGACTTCCCTATCATGCCCGCGGAGATCGCCCAAGTTCACCTCAAGCCCTACAACTTCTGCCTATTTAACCCAACCAACGATGTTCCGCCATCGACACAGTCATTCTATAAGAGTACAGCGTATGAGGAGACTTTACCTGTGCGGACCAATGGTTGTTGCTCGGAGAATGGCACGGCAGCGACGAATGGAGTGAACGGCGTTCACGAAAGCAATGGTGTCAACGGGCACTGA